A portion of the Denticeps clupeoides unplaced genomic scaffold, fDenClu1.1, whole genome shotgun sequence genome contains these proteins:
- the LOC114773117 gene encoding uncharacterized protein LOC114773117 isoform X1, translating to MAAAKEMKPRAVPQGTCSSGQGGDTDEMVWVGFLDSLPVIGSVKKAVEWVLALGEGDPMLAAEKQEKMMVALGLQKETSGRSSARSSGFSSADEGDAGADMAGTDAAVHGVPLISLSSYIENMASKGKKGSRSQKADQQQKKMIGIKNMIEEAIHCIDPDFHIDEQLLKDTGVRSERGEHVINNDVLKFHKKIENFLTNSCDVECPLDKSIQNDIMYEMVAEFELDEPYINVNSVIYRVYCGVLKFALFKLLEPNHYMIFSSFPAVQNWMRKMHRRTEEVNWRDEADRIITNMNVHQAYVDPFAKVKWTGNSPDNLRKFEAARQSVAVMYQVTCGTFYIFRIHQCRCSFCSIGF from the exons ATGGCCGCAGCTAAGGAGATGAAGCCACGTGCTGTTCCACAGGGCACCTGCTCATCTGGTCAGGGTGGAGACACTGATGAGATGGTGTGGGTCGGGTTCCTAGACTCTCTTCCTGTCATCGGCTCTGTTAAAAAGGCTGTGGAGTGGGTCCTGGCTCTGGGTGAAGGAGATCCCATGCTTGCTGCTGAGAAGCAGGAGAAGATGATGGTTGCACTGGGGCTGCAAAAGGAGACCAGTGGAAGAAGCTCTGCAAGATCATCTGGGTTCAGCTCAGCCGATGAAGGGGATGCAGGCGCGGACATGGCGGGAACTGACGCTGCAGTTCATG GTGTTCCACTCATCAGCCTGTCTTCTTACATAGAGAACATGGCGTCTAAAGGGAAGAAAGgatccaggtctcaaaaagccgATCAACAGCAGAAGAAAATGATTGGAATTAAAAACATGATAGAGGAGGCGATTCACTGTATAGATCCAGACTTCCACATTGACGAGCAGCTTCTTAAAGACACTGGTGTACGTTCTGAAAGAGGAGAGCATGTGATCAACAACGATGTTCttaaatttcacaaaaaaatcgAGAACTTCCTGACAAACAGTTGTGATGTGGAGTGTCCCCTGGATAAAAGTATTCAGAATGATATCATGTATGAGATGGTGGCAGAGTTTGAACTAGATGAGCCGTACATCAATGTGAACTCTGTGATTTATAGAGTTTATTGTGGTGTGTTAAAATTCGCTCTGTTTAAGCTGCTGGAACCAAACCATTACATGATATTCAGCTCCTTCCCAGCAGTTCAGAACTGGATGAGAAAAATGCATAGAAGGACTGAAGAGGTGAACTGGAGAGATGAGGCCGACCGTATCATTACTAACATGAACGTCCACCAGGCTTATGTGGATCCTTTTGCGAAGGTGAAGTGGACTGGAAATTCACCTGACAACCTTAGAAAGTTTGAAGCTGCTAGACAAAGTGTAGCGGTCATGTACCAAGTCACATGTGGAACTTTTTACATATTCAGAATTCATCAGTGTAGATGTAGTTTCTGCTCTATTGGTTTCTAG
- the LOC114773117 gene encoding uncharacterized protein LOC114773117 isoform X2 encodes MKGMQARTWRELTLQFMVRERRSEVGKAGGSGSCWAHCGLQTHRTESLDSRVSNSEGGQVEDPSNVHPVNKAGIQRAKARNAGALTGHQTGCPAPACIDWTSVPLISLSSYIENMASKGKKGSRSQKADQQQKKMIGIKNMIEEAIHCIDPDFHIDEQLLKDTGVRSERGEHVINNDVLKFHKKIENFLTNSCDVECPLDKSIQNDIMYEMVAEFELDEPYINVNSVIYRVYCGVLKFALFKLLEPNHYMIFSSFPAVQNWMRKMHRRTEEVNWRDEADRIITNMNVHQAYVDPFAKVKWTGNSPDNLRKFEAARQSVAVMYQVTCGTFYIFRIHQCRCSFCSIGF; translated from the exons ATGAAGGGGATGCAGGCGCGGACATGGCGGGAACTGACGCTGCAGTTCATGGTAAGGGAAAGACGGAGTGAGGTAGGGAAGGCAGGTGGTTCTGGCTCATGTTGGGCCCATTGTGGCCTGCAGACTCACCGTACAGAATCGTTAGACAGCAGGGTCAGCAACAGCGAGGGCGGTCAGGTAGAAGATCCAAGCAACGTGCATCCAGTCAACAAGGCGGGAATCCAAAGAGCGAAGGCCAGGAACGCAGGGGCTCTCACAGGCCACCAGACAGGCTGCCCCGCCCCTGCCTGCATTGATTGGACAA GTGTTCCACTCATCAGCCTGTCTTCTTACATAGAGAACATGGCGTCTAAAGGGAAGAAAGgatccaggtctcaaaaagccgATCAACAGCAGAAGAAAATGATTGGAATTAAAAACATGATAGAGGAGGCGATTCACTGTATAGATCCAGACTTCCACATTGACGAGCAGCTTCTTAAAGACACTGGTGTACGTTCTGAAAGAGGAGAGCATGTGATCAACAACGATGTTCttaaatttcacaaaaaaatcgAGAACTTCCTGACAAACAGTTGTGATGTGGAGTGTCCCCTGGATAAAAGTATTCAGAATGATATCATGTATGAGATGGTGGCAGAGTTTGAACTAGATGAGCCGTACATCAATGTGAACTCTGTGATTTATAGAGTTTATTGTGGTGTGTTAAAATTCGCTCTGTTTAAGCTGCTGGAACCAAACCATTACATGATATTCAGCTCCTTCCCAGCAGTTCAGAACTGGATGAGAAAAATGCATAGAAGGACTGAAGAGGTGAACTGGAGAGATGAGGCCGACCGTATCATTACTAACATGAACGTCCACCAGGCTTATGTGGATCCTTTTGCGAAGGTGAAGTGGACTGGAAATTCACCTGACAACCTTAGAAAGTTTGAAGCTGCTAGACAAAGTGTAGCGGTCATGTACCAAGTCACATGTGGAACTTTTTACATATTCAGAATTCATCAGTGTAGATGTAGTTTCTGCTCTATTGGTTTCTAG